Proteins encoded in a region of the Methanobrevibacter millerae genome:
- a CDS encoding zinc-ribbon domain-containing protein translates to MTRICSKCEYENQDDYDFCAKCGNPLIEGVQPKNFIVYKAQPRINKKTIAISYIITIFLSWSGFIVSILSKHSSMGIFAFFGFFLPFYLIQSPVGEIKRHGFIQLAISLVGVALSLYVLIH, encoded by the coding sequence ATGACTAGAATATGCTCTAAATGTGAATATGAAAATCAGGATGATTATGATTTCTGTGCAAAATGCGGCAATCCGCTGATTGAAGGGGTTCAGCCTAAAAATTTCATTGTTTACAAGGCACAGCCAAGGATAAATAAAAAAACAATTGCTATATCTTATATCATAACTATTTTTCTTTCATGGAGTGGTTTTATAGTTTCTATCCTATCAAAACATTCTTCAATGGGAATATTTGCATTTTTCGGCTTTTTTTTACCATTTTATTTAATCCAATCACCTGTTGGAGAAATCAAACGCCATGGTTTTATCCAATTGGCAATTTCACTTGTCGGTGTTGCATTATCATTATACGTTTTGATTCACTAA